In Ornithodoros turicata isolate Travis unplaced genomic scaffold, ASM3712646v1 ctg00001520.1, whole genome shotgun sequence, the DNA window GTCCATTGTGGAGcaccccattcgaaaaccacattgaaattctGATAGGCActtattcatttcaagaaaataaaccagacggttattgaccattcgctcaaaggTTTTGCCTATGCAGCTTGTCAAAGCGATGGGACGATAACTGGCAGGACAAGAAACTTCCTTTCCGGCTTTCAGGAGAGGGATTATggtggcaattttccatgcaGACGGTAGTGTCCCCTGTACCCAAACGAGGTTGAAGAACCgaagtaaacatttttttgataTGTCAGACAAGTTCTGTAGCATTGAGTATGCAACACGGTCTGGGCCAGGAGCAGTCGCTTTTGCTGACAACAAGGAGCGTGACAATTCTATCATAGTGAAAGGCTGATTATATCCAAAACAGTCTCCACCATTTGCTGAAATCTTTTGTTTTTCGGACCTTTGTTTAATTTTAAGGAATTCACTGCTATAATGGGAGGAACTTGAAATGCTTTGGAAGTGTTCCCCAAGTGCATTAGCCTGTTCTTCTAGGCTTTCGCATACCTGACCgttaacttctaaaagagggactgaatgactgatatgttctcctctgattttgcgaagtctgtcccatacaaTTTTGGATGGAGTATTGCAAGATAGAGAAGATATGAAGGTTCGCCAAGAGGACCGTTTAGCCTGTTTtcgtgtccacctggccttcGCTCTTGCCTTTTTGAAAAGTAAAAGATTTTCTGGGGTGGGgtatctccgaaatgtaccccatgcacgattttgaagtttgcgagtttcctcgcattcattattccaccagggtttaggtcgctttgggaggCGACCACATGTCTGGGGAATAGATACTGTTGCTGCATCAAGTATGACGTTGCTGAGAAGACAATTAGCTTCTTCTATCATTATACTATCAAAGGGAATTAAAGATAGGTCACTTCTTTCTGAAAACTGCTTCCAGTCGGCTAGTTGGAGTTTCCATCTAGGGGGGCGTGTTGTTAGAGGGTTCACTGGCGCAAGATATTTTAACACCACAGGGAAGTGGTCGctcccaagtgggttttcttctACAGCCCATTTTATCTCTTGAAACAAAGATGGACTGCAAAAGGACAGGTCTAAGGCTGAGAGAGATTGACTTGACGAgtgtatgtatgtaggtgcccctgtgtttaaAATACAGATGGATGTTGATAACAAGAActtctctaacattttccctcgtGTGTCCGTtcttgtactgccccaaagtgggttgtgagcattgaagtcacccagaaGTATAAAAGGGCTAGGAAGTTGGCTGCACACATTTTCTAAGTCTCTTTGCGTAATTGTgcctgatggtggcaaatagatTGAGCAGATGGTGACTATCCTGTCTAGACacacctgcacagctacagcttccaagttTGTAACTAGGTGAACAGCTTTGGTTGGGAGAGATCCTCGAGTGACGATCGCAACACCACCGGATGCACGGGTGGCGTCagttcgatctcttcgaaagaCATTGTGTCTACGCAGTGGgttttgtgtttgtgtattcaaatatgtttcttgaagacaaaaacatgatgtgTTATACTTCTCGAAAAGATCGTTGACGTCATCGACATTAGATAGTAACCCacggcaattccattggagaATTGTGTGCTGCATAATGATTGCAGTACTAAGAAGAAGGACATGTGTCAGGAACTTTTGCCGACTAGGAAGAGCTTTCATTACCTATTTTTTGTTGGGGGTGTGACCCGTGGCCTCGTGGGCTTTTTCCGCGCGGCCGCAAGCTCCTTGTCAGATATGTCAGGCagtgacccactccccgacAGACTAGCCTTATTCTTTTGGAGGActtgggagctcgtgctcgcaaaggagcgctcagagctcgtctcgtcctcgcaatccatggatgtaacctccgtggactgtgaggacaggAGTGGCGCCGGTGTTAGCGACGCCACAGGAATTTCGGGAGTTGGAGGTGGATCTGCACCTCCTTGGATCTGACTTGCGTTGGTCTGGGTGAATATTGACTGCTCGGTATGGGTGTACTGTGTGACtagttttactttctgttttacagCTGTGGCAAAAGATTTCTCGAAAAAGATGGGAGCTACttttttcctggcttctggGTAAGTGAGGTTCTGCGTGACTTTAACATGTAGGACTTCCTTTTCATATTTCCATTTTGCACAGGATCTcgagtaggatgggtggttAGAAGAGCAGTTGACACAACAGTCTGGCCCTTTGCATTCTTTTGTTTCGTGGTCAGGCTTCCCACACCGTGCGCAACAGGCGGAGCCACGGCACGAGTCGGCAGCATGACCGAATCTGTTACAACGGAAGCAGCGCAACGGATTTGGGATGTATGGGCGAACTTCTGCTGACAGATATCCTACTTTTAACTTTTGAGGCAGAGTCGGGCGATCAAAGGTAAGAATAATATTGCGGGTTGTAATGTACTCAttgttctttcttatttttatttttcgtacaTCTATGACGTCCTGGTCTTTCAGGTTTAGAAGAATTTCCTCAACGGGCACGTCGATGAGTTCAGATAGGGCGATGACGCCTCGGCTGGTGTTCAGTGTCTTGTGTAAGGAAGCTGATATTCTTTTTCCCAACATTTCATTTGTGTTCAGAATGGCCTCACAGTCTGTTTCAGAAGTGCACTTTACTAACAAGTCGCCAGATCGCATGCGCTTGATCTCAGGTATATGTCTAGACAgagatgccaccgccttctcgATGAAGAACGGCGACATCTTACCCAGGGGGACTATCTTTTCTTTGTCATTTCCTGTTGCTGAAAGCACgatgtattttgctatgaagttgGTAGACATTCTTGTTTCAGATACttcggtccggggacgtttGCCGCCCCCGATCGTAGAGGAAGGGGAATTTTTAACCATGCGCGGTTTTAGAAAATGGACGCTCCTAAGAGTCGCTCACGTTTCACGTCCATACGCGTgagaaggtcccggagttttaaggaaaacccatcggccgaggcttgaccaagaccccgacagccaccgttcaaggcttctacccttcgctttcatcccctcggcacggtacggataacaccttgggactgggggctagggtccgtggtggcgccactcaccaaacatcagcGTACGCTGATGCCCCC includes these proteins:
- the LOC135377058 gene encoding uncharacterized protein LOC135377058, whose protein sequence is MSPFFIEKAVASLSRHIPEIKRMRSGDLLVKCTSETDCEAILNTNEMLGKRISASLHKTLNTSRGVIALSELIDVPVEEILLNLKDQDVIDVRKIKIRKNNEYITTRNIILTFDRPTLPQKLKVGYLSAEVRPYIPNPLRCFRCNRFGHAADSCRGSACCARCGKPDHETKECKGPDCCVNCSSNHPSYSRSCAKWKYEKEVLHVKVTQNLTYPEARKKVAPIFFEKSFATAVKQKVKLVTQYTHTEQSIFTQTNASQIQGGADPPPTPEIPVASLTPAPLLSSQSTEVTSMDCEDETSSERSFASTSSQVLQKNKASLSGSGSLPDISDKELAAARKKPTRPRVTPPTKNR